The Crocinitomicaceae bacterium genome includes a region encoding these proteins:
- a CDS encoding type IX secretion system membrane protein PorP/SprF, which yields MNKLTTLHVKIKSSAYRLLFAVIVLATVGQSVENSVYAQQDALYSQYMFNPFVINPAYAGTRNSMSAVVLHRSQWVGIAGAPTTQTASIHSPLNKYNIAWGVNLAHDKLGPTRNIIAAVTGAYHLKFRESKLSFGLRAGIYNTVFNRNILNFKEDGDIMDVGGVTSSLVPSFDFGVYYYKTKFFAGLSWTHLWASPFKFEGFPEETNLYLRTHMMLNMGYVFEFNRKFVLKPSVLIKSTFQSPVNIDICLSAMFYKRFWIGLALRHTSSINLLLDVNVTDFMRIGYSYDFLVNQLANFSSGSHEIFVGFDFDLKKSQTISPRYL from the coding sequence TTGAATAAGCTAACGACCTTACACGTGAAAATAAAATCATCCGCATACCGACTTTTATTTGCTGTGATCGTTCTTGCAACCGTAGGACAATCAGTTGAAAACTCTGTCTATGCTCAGCAAGATGCGTTGTATAGCCAGTACATGTTTAATCCGTTTGTGATTAATCCTGCTTATGCAGGTACGCGCAATTCAATGAGTGCTGTTGTTTTACACCGCAGTCAATGGGTTGGTATTGCAGGTGCACCTACCACGCAAACTGCTTCTATTCATTCTCCGCTTAACAAATACAATATTGCCTGGGGTGTAAATCTTGCGCATGATAAATTAGGACCTACCAGAAATATTATTGCCGCAGTTACCGGTGCATATCATCTTAAATTCAGAGAAAGTAAATTGTCTTTTGGTTTAAGAGCAGGTATATACAACACCGTTTTCAACAGAAATATTCTCAATTTTAAAGAAGATGGTGACATCATGGATGTGGGTGGTGTGACTAGTTCTCTGGTTCCTAGTTTTGATTTTGGTGTATATTATTACAAAACAAAATTCTTTGCCGGTTTATCATGGACACACTTGTGGGCGTCTCCGTTTAAGTTTGAAGGTTTTCCTGAAGAAACTAACTTGTATCTCAGAACGCACATGATGCTCAACATGGGATACGTTTTTGAATTCAATCGCAAATTTGTTTTGAAACCATCTGTTTTAATTAAAAGTACTTTTCAGTCTCCTGTAAATATTGATATATGCCTAAGCGCCATGTTCTATAAAAGATTTTGGATTGGGCTTGCGCTCAGACACACCTCAAGTATCAACTTGTTGCTTGATGTGAATGTGACAGACTTTATGCGTATTGGATATTCGTATGATTTTTTGGTGAATCAACTTGCTAATTTTTCAAGTGGCTCACATGAAATTTTTGTTGGTTTTGATTTTGACTTGAAAAAATCTCAAACCATTTCACCAAGATATTTATAG
- a CDS encoding OmpA family protein: MRLLQLFFILLFSTQLAFSQTYQVMETVMTGSMSDIKEINSEGIDFAPFVSGNKLYFTSSREYDVINLGENNWKNGGYLNIYSAEFKGEISAESKFKDVELVSEKLKGESHTGPVSFSVTGDTMFFTQVIVNQKKNKKNKFRPQLFMAVRDGNQWTNIQALPFNDNTFSFGHPCYDSKNQRLYFASDMTGGAGQKDIYYADLKSGTWSAPVNMKEINSSANEIYPFVIEGHLFFASDRESGVGGLDIYWKNLSQPNDAVETVNDLNTPSDDFGIFIFPGMKTGYISSNKSGNDDIYFLNIEKKVTIRNDLAGMFTYRNLNGEASGLKVQVVGEDDLVLDETTTDEKGEFIFKNLNIDGSYTLRVITEEELNLVIYDENGNPVVDLVTDENGEFTYKKLEFTSSGIPGLIPENMIEPGDDFGHLSGQLIYEDVPGEYPANVAVMLYDEDGNLKFKQVTDNTGNFDFKQLSMEESYILKVEETDEEFVLLIFDQYGNVVAQLKANEEGEFVYRKLNGDHVKGLPLLEETEDLFELETQTIAGYFEYDHLNGISPEGLTIYAYSDDGILLAETQTDQKGEFRFRSLPVETNILFKIDESDPDLKLDDFTLYIYDRYGKKVAGLSRGQNGYFIYKPLGFQQSNLSQIDEDSLDIDLALTTNYDIINVYFDSNKANVKSDDLDELNKLYNLLKANPNLRMEINAYADARASDDYNLILSQKRGDWIVDYMVKKGIPASRFIVNAYGETKLVDESNDAVNRRAEIRLY, from the coding sequence ATGAGATTACTGCAATTATTCTTTATCCTTCTGTTCAGCACTCAGCTGGCTTTTAGCCAAACATATCAGGTAATGGAAACCGTGATGACAGGCTCAATGTCTGACATTAAGGAAATCAATTCTGAGGGTATTGACTTTGCTCCTTTTGTCAGTGGTAATAAATTGTATTTTACGTCAAGCAGAGAATATGATGTGATTAACCTTGGCGAAAACAATTGGAAAAATGGTGGGTATCTCAATATTTATTCTGCTGAATTTAAAGGTGAAATTTCTGCTGAAAGCAAATTCAAAGATGTTGAACTGGTATCAGAAAAACTGAAAGGAGAAAGCCATACCGGACCTGTTTCATTCTCTGTTACCGGTGATACCATGTTTTTTACTCAAGTGATAGTTAATCAGAAAAAAAACAAAAAAAATAAATTCAGACCTCAGCTTTTCATGGCGGTGCGTGATGGCAACCAATGGACCAATATTCAGGCTTTGCCATTCAATGATAACACCTTCTCCTTTGGACACCCTTGTTATGATTCAAAAAATCAACGTTTGTATTTTGCCTCAGACATGACCGGTGGTGCCGGACAAAAAGATATCTATTATGCTGATTTAAAAAGCGGAACCTGGTCTGCTCCGGTTAACATGAAAGAGATTAATTCATCTGCAAATGAAATTTATCCCTTTGTGATTGAAGGCCATTTGTTCTTTGCTTCTGATCGTGAAAGTGGAGTTGGCGGCCTAGATATTTATTGGAAAAATCTTTCGCAACCCAATGATGCCGTTGAAACCGTGAATGATTTGAATACGCCTTCTGATGACTTTGGAATTTTTATTTTCCCCGGTATGAAAACCGGTTATATCTCTTCTAATAAATCAGGTAATGATGATATCTATTTTTTGAATATTGAAAAGAAGGTAACTATTAGAAATGATTTGGCAGGTATGTTTACCTACCGCAATCTGAATGGTGAAGCAAGTGGTTTAAAAGTTCAAGTTGTTGGTGAAGATGATTTGGTTTTAGATGAAACTACCACTGATGAAAAAGGTGAGTTCATTTTTAAAAATTTGAATATTGACGGTTCGTATACCTTGCGTGTGATTACTGAAGAAGAATTGAATCTGGTAATTTATGATGAGAATGGAAACCCGGTTGTTGATTTGGTTACAGATGAAAATGGAGAATTTACCTATAAAAAACTTGAGTTCACAAGTTCGGGTATTCCTGGTTTGATTCCTGAAAATATGATTGAACCGGGTGATGATTTTGGTCATTTGAGTGGACAGTTAATTTATGAAGATGTACCGGGTGAATATCCTGCAAACGTTGCAGTAATGTTATATGATGAAGACGGAAATTTGAAATTCAAACAAGTGACGGATAACACCGGAAATTTTGATTTCAAACAGCTTTCAATGGAAGAGAGTTACATTTTAAAAGTTGAGGAAACTGATGAAGAGTTTGTTCTCCTTATTTTTGATCAATATGGTAATGTAGTAGCTCAGTTAAAAGCAAATGAAGAAGGAGAATTTGTATATCGTAAGCTGAATGGTGATCATGTAAAAGGTCTGCCTCTTTTAGAAGAAACAGAAGATTTGTTTGAGCTGGAAACCCAAACTATTGCCGGTTATTTTGAGTATGATCATCTCAATGGAATTTCACCTGAAGGCTTGACTATTTATGCTTACAGTGATGACGGAATTTTATTGGCTGAAACGCAAACTGATCAAAAAGGTGAATTTCGTTTCCGCAGCTTACCGGTTGAAACCAATATTTTATTCAAAATTGATGAGAGTGATCCGGATTTGAAATTGGATGATTTCACTCTGTACATCTATGATCGTTACGGAAAAAAAGTAGCAGGTTTGTCACGCGGACAAAATGGATATTTCATTTATAAACCATTAGGTTTTCAGCAGTCAAATCTCTCACAAATTGATGAAGATTCATTGGATATAGATCTGGCATTAACCACCAATTATGATATTATCAACGTGTACTTTGATTCAAATAAAGCCAATGTAAAATCTGATGATTTGGATGAACTGAATAAATTGTACAACCTGCTAAAAGCAAATCCAAACCTGCGTATGGAAATTAATGCCTACGCTGATGCGCGCGCTTCAGATGATTACAATCTAATCCTCTCACAAAAACGAGGTGATTGGATTGTTGACTACATGGTTAAAAAAGGAATTCCGGCATCACGCTTCATTGTAAATGCCTACGGTGAAACCAAGTTGGTTGATGAATCAAATGATGCCGTAAATCGTCGGGCTGAAATTAGGTTGTATTAG
- a CDS encoding class I SAM-dependent methyltransferase produces the protein METTSSTVAVFDKYAKDYAEKFMDVSRYIESMDEFCKHLPQNSGLLELGCGPGNITRYVNTKRPDLAIHATDLSVNMLELAKTNCPSASVQMMDFRDLHKIKDKFQGIIAGFCVPYLNFEDTLKLIHDASKLLQPGGLLYLSAIQGEYANSKKQVNSHGDEVMIYFHEEKYLREFFTRENLDVIHSLKTNNPLASQNIKDELILIGKRN, from the coding sequence ATGGAAACAACCAGTTCAACCGTTGCAGTATTTGATAAATATGCAAAAGATTATGCTGAAAAATTCATGGATGTGAGCAGATATATTGAGAGCATGGATGAATTTTGTAAACATCTACCACAAAATTCGGGCTTGCTTGAATTAGGTTGTGGTCCCGGCAATATCACGCGGTATGTCAACACTAAGCGGCCTGATTTGGCAATTCACGCAACAGATTTATCAGTCAACATGCTTGAATTGGCTAAAACCAATTGTCCAAGTGCCAGTGTGCAAATGATGGACTTTAGAGATTTGCATAAAATCAAAGATAAATTTCAAGGCATTATTGCAGGTTTTTGCGTGCCATATCTCAATTTTGAAGACACCCTCAAACTAATCCACGACGCGTCTAAACTTTTACAACCGGGAGGACTACTCTATTTGAGTGCCATACAAGGTGAATATGCTAATTCAAAAAAACAAGTGAATTCACACGGTGATGAAGTGATGATTTATTTTCATGAAGAAAAATATCTACGAGAGTTTTTTACCCGTGAGAATTTGGATGTGATTCATAGTTTGAAAACTAATAATCCGCTCGCATCTCAAAACATAAAGGATGAATTGATATTAATTGGAAAAAGGAATTAG
- a CDS encoding toxin-antitoxin system YwqK family antitoxin: MRRLFSIFTVLIALSAQGQTPVIKDTIFLDNDWLETTYRSDATYYRGAWYNPDDSTWLVLDYYIENNSIQMVGHYKKKIRPQNQIGEFKYYYKNGNLRALYFYKDGFVHGKSILYYENGKPETSRTFENGRLKDTVYSYYESGNTREIKVVNSAYNSEDAAMTETEFILIDYYHSDGTHQVVKGTGVKVEYYSNGLKKSTIQYQDGFPHGEWVQYDEKKKVISKMTFKNGKFISGIMYPKKKKDIFASLYREPRFPGGVKELDAYLQRNTGKCKEAFQNEIIIMIRVDENGVPEFEQIISGDVTHCQYEELTELVNKMPAWTPAIRYGRYVEATYVIRVK; the protein is encoded by the coding sequence TTGAGAAGATTATTTTCCATATTCACTGTATTGATTGCACTCTCAGCACAAGGGCAAACCCCGGTGATAAAGGACACCATTTTTCTCGACAACGACTGGCTTGAAACCACATATCGGTCTGACGCAACTTATTATCGCGGCGCATGGTATAATCCTGATGATTCAACCTGGCTGGTGCTTGATTATTACATTGAAAATAATTCCATTCAAATGGTTGGGCATTACAAAAAGAAAATACGCCCACAAAATCAAATAGGTGAGTTCAAATATTATTACAAAAACGGGAATTTGCGTGCGCTCTATTTCTATAAAGATGGGTTTGTGCACGGTAAATCAATTCTCTATTATGAAAATGGAAAACCTGAAACCTCTCGCACATTTGAAAACGGAAGACTTAAAGACACGGTGTATAGCTATTACGAAAGCGGAAATACCCGTGAAATAAAAGTGGTTAATTCAGCCTATAATTCTGAAGATGCTGCCATGACCGAAACTGAATTTATTCTCATTGATTATTATCATTCAGATGGCACACATCAAGTAGTCAAAGGAACAGGAGTAAAAGTAGAATACTACAGCAACGGCTTAAAAAAATCAACTATTCAATACCAAGATGGTTTTCCGCATGGTGAATGGGTACAGTACGATGAAAAGAAAAAAGTAATTTCAAAAATGACATTTAAAAATGGTAAATTCATCAGTGGTATAATGTATCCAAAAAAGAAGAAAGATATTTTTGCCAGTCTATACCGTGAGCCTCGTTTCCCCGGAGGTGTGAAAGAACTGGATGCATACCTGCAACGCAACACCGGCAAATGCAAAGAAGCTTTTCAAAATGAAATCATCATCATGATACGCGTAGATGAAAACGGTGTACCTGAATTTGAACAAATTATTTCAGGTGATGTCACACACTGCCAATACGAAGAACTCACCGAATTAGTAAATAAAATGCCCGCATGGACTCCTGCTATCAGATATGGCAGATATGTTGAGGCTACTTATGTGATTAGGGTGAAGTAA
- the mtaB gene encoding tRNA (N(6)-L-threonylcarbamoyladenosine(37)-C(2))-methylthiotransferase MtaB: protein MNQYKKVAFYTLGCKLNFSETSTIARNFENQGFARVELEEHPDIVVINTCSVTEQADKKCRQVVRKALNINPKAFITVIGCYAQLKPTEISQIPGVDLVLGANEKFNILEHIESLEKTETTHVKANNIKETNVFVPSFSQGDRTRSFLKIQDGCDYFCSFCTIPLARGKSRNASISETLVQAEKVAQAGFKEVVLTGVNIGDFGQGGNENFFQLVQKLDHVSGIDRFRISSIEPNLLTNEIIDFVATSNKFVPHFHIPLQSGSDAMLQSMRRKYLTSLYTERVQKIKNVMPDACIGVDVIVGFPGETDEEFNNTMQFLKDLNISYLHVFTYSERANTTAKKMDQVVPLEVRRERSRQLQILSDKKRRAFYESQCGQTRKVLFEADEEDGSMFGFTENYVKVKTSFMPNLVNTIHTAQLNTIDHDGVVKIDLIKELV, encoded by the coding sequence ATGAATCAGTATAAAAAAGTAGCATTTTATACCCTTGGATGTAAACTGAATTTTTCAGAAACGTCAACCATTGCACGTAATTTTGAAAATCAGGGTTTTGCACGTGTTGAATTAGAAGAGCATCCTGACATTGTTGTCATCAACACGTGTTCAGTTACTGAGCAGGCAGATAAAAAATGTCGGCAAGTTGTTAGAAAAGCACTCAACATTAATCCCAAAGCATTCATCACGGTAATTGGTTGCTATGCTCAACTCAAGCCAACTGAAATTTCTCAAATACCCGGTGTTGACTTAGTACTTGGCGCCAACGAGAAATTTAATATTCTTGAGCACATTGAATCACTTGAAAAAACTGAAACAACTCACGTTAAGGCAAACAATATTAAAGAAACAAATGTTTTTGTTCCGTCCTTTTCACAAGGAGACCGCACTCGTTCATTCTTAAAAATTCAGGATGGATGTGATTACTTTTGTTCGTTCTGTACCATTCCGCTGGCGCGTGGAAAAAGCCGTAACGCCAGTATTTCAGAGACATTAGTGCAAGCTGAAAAAGTTGCACAGGCCGGGTTTAAAGAAGTTGTGCTTACCGGAGTAAACATAGGTGACTTTGGACAAGGCGGTAACGAAAACTTTTTTCAACTTGTCCAAAAACTTGATCACGTTAGTGGCATTGACCGGTTCAGAATTTCATCAATTGAACCTAACTTGCTCACCAATGAAATCATTGATTTTGTGGCAACATCCAATAAATTTGTTCCTCATTTTCACATTCCATTACAGTCCGGTTCTGATGCCATGTTGCAATCCATGCGACGAAAATATTTGACATCATTATACACTGAACGTGTTCAAAAAATAAAAAACGTGATGCCTGACGCATGCATTGGCGTTGATGTAATTGTTGGTTTTCCGGGTGAAACGGATGAAGAATTTAATAACACGATGCAGTTTTTAAAAGACTTGAATATATCTTATTTGCATGTGTTTACTTACAGTGAAAGGGCAAATACTACCGCAAAAAAAATGGATCAGGTTGTTCCGCTTGAAGTGAGACGTGAACGCAGCAGGCAACTACAAATTTTGTCTGATAAAAAACGCAGGGCTTTTTATGAATCGCAATGCGGACAAACAAGAAAAGTACTTTTTGAAGCAGATGAAGAAGATGGCAGTATGTTTGGTTTCACAGAAAATTATGTAAAAGTGAAAACATCTTTCATGCCTAACTTGGTAAATACAATACATACCGCACAACTCAATACCATTGATCATGATGGTGTGGTAAAAATTGATCTGATAAAAGAATTGGTTTGA
- a CDS encoding DUF3276 family protein — translation MNERNDEVFSKRVKAGKRTYFFDVKTTKGKDLYLTITESKRTGDFDGRPEYEKHKIFLYKEDFEKFNEGFSEALETIKNLWDSGEYKKPEPAEEKSVTFEEL, via the coding sequence ATGAACGAGAGAAACGATGAAGTATTTTCTAAACGCGTAAAAGCAGGAAAAAGAACTTATTTTTTTGATGTAAAAACCACAAAAGGTAAAGATCTTTACCTCACAATCACAGAGAGCAAACGAACAGGTGATTTTGATGGAAGACCTGAGTATGAAAAACACAAAATTTTCCTTTATAAAGAAGATTTTGAAAAATTCAACGAAGGGTTTTCTGAAGCGCTTGAAACCATTAAGAATCTTTGGGACTCAGGTGAATATAAAAAACCTGAACCTGCTGAAGAAAAGTCAGTAACCTTTGAAGAACTTTAA
- the miaA gene encoding tRNA (adenosine(37)-N6)-dimethylallyltransferase MiaA: protein MAELNPPKKKLIIVTGPTAVGKTALAIRLAQKFNTEIISFDSRQFYREMKIGTARPTDEELTEAKHHFIGHLSIHDHYTSGLFETDALEKLNQIFKTHDYCVAVGGSGLYINALCYGIDNIPADETVRNQLIQRWQDEGLEKLQSEVKTCDPEFYENADMQNPRRVIRALEVFTITGSPYSAFRLNEAKPRSFDTFWIGLNMDKDQLYDRINTRVDTMMHEGLLDEVKLLYQFNHLKSLRTVGYTELFNHLSGNDSLERAVELIKRNTRIYARKQISWFKRNPEICWFDTLNQEPIFQALEQKLVK from the coding sequence ATGGCTGAGCTGAACCCACCAAAAAAAAAACTCATCATTGTTACGGGGCCAACGGCAGTCGGTAAAACTGCACTTGCAATTAGGCTTGCGCAAAAATTCAATACTGAAATTATTTCCTTTGATTCACGACAATTTTATCGTGAAATGAAAATTGGTACCGCACGCCCTACTGATGAAGAATTGACTGAAGCAAAGCATCATTTTATCGGACATCTTTCTATTCATGATCATTATACCAGTGGCTTATTTGAAACCGATGCCTTGGAAAAACTAAACCAAATTTTCAAAACCCATGATTACTGCGTTGCCGTTGGAGGAAGCGGATTGTACATCAACGCACTCTGTTATGGTATTGACAATATACCCGCTGATGAGACGGTGAGAAATCAATTAATACAACGCTGGCAAGATGAAGGCTTGGAAAAGTTACAAAGCGAAGTGAAAACGTGCGATCCTGAATTTTACGAAAATGCAGATATGCAAAATCCCAGACGTGTAATCAGGGCACTTGAAGTTTTTACCATTACAGGTTCACCCTACTCTGCTTTTCGTTTGAATGAAGCCAAACCCAGATCATTTGATACCTTCTGGATTGGTCTGAATATGGACAAAGATCAACTCTATGATAGAATCAATACCAGAGTGGATACCATGATGCACGAAGGATTACTTGATGAAGTAAAATTGCTTTACCAATTCAATCATTTGAAATCACTGAGAACAGTTGGGTATACGGAATTATTTAATCACCTCTCAGGAAACGATTCACTTGAACGCGCCGTTGAACTCATAAAAAGAAATACACGAATTTATGCCCGCAAACAAATTTCTTGGTTTAAGCGAAATCCTGAAATTTGCTGGTTTGATACCTTGAATCAAGAACCCATTTTTCAAGCACTTGAACAGAAATTAGTAAAATAA
- a CDS encoding HAD-IIIA family hydrolase: protein MVYYKDNISWLCDQRNITLAEFEDQIAIPKVRIMDPSPVELVKVADFFGYDLDAIVRKDLKLKKQADAMNIKLVILDVDGTMTDGGMYYTENGDQIKKFNAKDGLAIRRKAKEGIIFGIISHAFKSEAIHTRANLLNIQKVHVGQEKKSDILNTWCSELNIKPEQVAYVGDDINDIDIMEVVGLSVCPADAVKDIKRIAHIILQRNGGQACVREFIDEWLS from the coding sequence ATGGTTTATTATAAAGACAATATCTCATGGCTTTGTGATCAGCGCAATATAACGCTTGCTGAGTTTGAAGATCAGATTGCCATTCCCAAAGTACGTATCATGGACCCATCACCGGTTGAATTGGTGAAGGTGGCTGATTTTTTTGGATATGATCTGGACGCCATCGTGCGAAAAGATCTGAAACTAAAAAAACAAGCAGATGCCATGAACATCAAACTGGTTATTTTAGATGTAGATGGTACCATGACAGATGGTGGCATGTACTATACTGAAAACGGAGATCAGATAAAAAAATTCAATGCAAAAGATGGCTTGGCAATTCGTAGAAAAGCGAAAGAAGGAATTATTTTCGGTATCATTTCACATGCCTTTAAATCTGAAGCAATACATACCCGCGCCAATTTGCTGAACATTCAAAAAGTACATGTAGGACAGGAAAAAAAATCAGACATTCTGAACACCTGGTGCAGTGAGCTGAACATAAAACCTGAACAAGTAGCCTATGTTGGAGATGATATCAATGACATCGATATTATGGAGGTGGTAGGTCTTTCTGTTTGTCCTGCTGATGCAGTGAAAGACATTAAACGAATAGCACATATCATTCTTCAGCGCAATGGTGGACAGGCTTGCGTGCGAGAATTCATTGACGAATGGCTGAGCTGA
- the aroF gene encoding 3-deoxy-7-phosphoheptulonate synthase produces MIIHLKKETSPSKVQELSKAINAFVIEKNEYYILISGSGHKELDSRFDNLVLEHFVFSDDIQLASRNYKKQTREIKIGNVTIGGNSNNTILIAGPCSVESEEQITQSSELLKELKLTTLRGGCYKPRTSPYSFQGLGLEGLKLLVKMKEKYGLNVITEVRDASHVAEVIEYSDVIQIGAKAMYDHGILKACAKTTKPVLIKRGFGTTLQEFVQCAEFVLSGGNENVILCERGIRTFETKTRFTLDLCGVSFLKEFTNCPVVLDPSHAMGYAYGVPDLTRACTAMGIDGLLIEVHPNPKVAKSDASQQLNHDEFRALCKTLNPVAAAVGHQIV; encoded by the coding sequence ATGATTATCCATTTAAAAAAAGAAACATCCCCATCAAAAGTTCAAGAATTATCAAAGGCGATCAATGCATTTGTAATTGAAAAAAATGAGTACTATATTCTGATCAGCGGATCCGGACATAAAGAACTGGATTCCCGCTTTGATAATCTGGTGCTTGAACATTTTGTTTTTTCAGATGATATTCAACTTGCATCAAGAAATTACAAAAAACAAACACGAGAAATTAAAATTGGAAATGTCACTATTGGCGGAAATTCAAACAACACCATTCTTATAGCCGGACCTTGTTCAGTTGAATCAGAAGAGCAAATTACTCAATCATCAGAATTGCTGAAAGAATTAAAATTGACCACACTGCGCGGTGGCTGTTATAAACCCAGAACATCCCCTTATAGTTTTCAGGGACTAGGTCTTGAAGGACTGAAACTACTGGTAAAAATGAAAGAAAAATACGGCTTAAATGTGATTACTGAAGTGCGTGATGCATCACACGTTGCCGAGGTTATTGAATATTCAGATGTCATTCAGATTGGAGCCAAAGCAATGTATGATCATGGCATTTTAAAAGCTTGCGCAAAGACTACTAAACCGGTATTAATTAAAAGAGGATTTGGCACAACCCTGCAAGAATTTGTGCAGTGCGCTGAATTTGTTCTTTCAGGCGGAAATGAAAATGTCATTTTATGTGAACGCGGCATTCGCACGTTTGAAACCAAAACCAGGTTCACCTTAGATTTGTGCGGAGTATCTTTTTTAAAAGAATTTACTAATTGTCCGGTAGTTCTAGATCCAAGTCATGCCATGGGATATGCTTACGGTGTACCTGACCTCACCAGGGCATGCACCGCAATGGGTATTGATGGATTATTGATTGAAGTACATCCAAATCCTAAAGTGGCAAAATCTGATGCATCACAACAATTGAATCATGATGAATTCAGAGCGCTTTGCAAAACACTTAATCCGGTTGCAGCTGCAGTTGGACATCAAATTGTTTAA
- a CDS encoding CBS domain-containing protein: MKISASIYSDKQNDLLNTIQNLNESHVDYIHVDCNDDLNVFADIEIIEQHSHIPIDLHIITTDANRFYGALQKFDLDFVTFQYEDLKDKKLKIPKEFTGQLGLAITTNTSVKVFEDYQDDFDFILLMATVPGKSGGTFDPINFRKIREFRRLYPGKKIHVDGGVNAEVSFILRNMGVDASVSGSYLFNSSNINTALLNLKLNEIESHFLVRDFMRDLNESPVVYRHELSLRTALEKMADGKLGFVMVLGDDNALEGIIGNGDLRNGLLKNIHDLNDIRTEEIINTKPLTVLETFTVFQLLRFIKKQNRPVIYLPVVNEKGQATGSVNFMNLIKGEL; this comes from the coding sequence ATGAAAATATCCGCTTCAATTTATTCAGACAAGCAAAATGATTTGCTCAATACTATTCAGAATTTGAACGAGTCGCACGTTGATTATATTCATGTTGATTGCAATGATGATTTAAATGTGTTTGCAGATATTGAAATCATTGAACAACACAGCCATATTCCAATTGATTTGCACATTATTACAACAGATGCAAACCGATTTTATGGCGCTCTTCAAAAATTTGATCTTGATTTTGTCACCTTTCAATATGAAGATTTGAAGGATAAAAAACTGAAAATACCTAAAGAATTCACCGGTCAATTAGGTCTTGCAATTACCACTAATACCTCAGTAAAAGTTTTTGAAGATTACCAAGATGACTTTGATTTCATTTTACTAATGGCAACTGTACCCGGAAAAAGCGGCGGCACTTTTGATCCAATAAATTTCAGAAAGATCAGAGAGTTCAGACGTTTGTACCCGGGAAAAAAAATTCACGTTGACGGTGGGGTCAATGCTGAAGTATCATTTATTCTTAGAAACATGGGTGTTGATGCTTCAGTTTCAGGTTCTTATCTTTTTAATTCTTCAAATATTAATACTGCCTTGCTGAATTTGAAATTGAATGAAATTGAATCACATTTTCTGGTGAGAGATTTTATGCGTGATTTAAATGAATCACCCGTTGTTTACAGGCATGAACTTTCATTGCGTACGGCTTTAGAAAAAATGGCTGACGGAAAATTAGGTTTTGTCATGGTGTTAGGTGATGACAACGCATTGGAAGGCATCATAGGTAATGGTGATTTGCGGAATGGTTTACTAAAAAATATTCACGATTTGAATGATATCAGAACAGAAGAAATTATCAATACAAAACCACTCACCGTGCTTGAAACATTTACCGTTTTTCAATTGTTGCGATTTATAAAAAAACAAAACCGACCTGTTATTTATCTCCCCGTTGTTAATGAAAAAGGACAAGCTACAGGCTCAGTAAACTTCATGAATTTAATCAAAGGCGAATTATGA